Genomic DNA from Mycobacteroides chelonae CCUG 47445:
AAACCCGCGTCGAGCGCATCGCTCACCATGGTGCGCATCCGCGCCAGTTCCTCGGATGTGGGGCGCTCGTCGTAGTCGGTTGCCCGCGCAAGTCCCATGACCGCGGCACGGATATCAGAGTGTCCGATCAGCGTTGCGACATTGGCGCCCAACGGAAGTGACTCGATGAACTTGCGGTACCCGCGTGGCCCGTCCCAATCCTTGTGCTCCTTGAGCGCCGAGTGAACAGCGTCCCACGGCAGGGCCTCCACCCGGGCGAATAGATCTGCGACATCTTCGGGGTCGGCGTACACCGCGGACATCGAGCAGTTGCCGTAGATGACGGAGGTGACACCGTGCCGCACCGATTCGCCCAGTCCCGGGCTGACCAGCACCTCGGCGTCGTAGTGGGTGTGCACGTCGACCATGCCGGGAATGACCCACTTGCCCTGGGCATCGATGACCTCGTCGGCCTCGGCACTGGACAGATCCGGTGCCATGGCTACCACTGTGCCGCCGCGCACCCCAACGTCCAGCACTTGGCCGGGCGCACCCGTCCCGTCGAACACCAGGCCCCCGCGCACCAGCAGGTCAAATGTCGCCATAGTCGATCCACCTCATCCGATCAGCAGATCCTCAGCTTATCCCTGCTGATTCATGCCCACCCGTGAAGGCCCGGCTGCGCCTTCACGGGTGCGCCACAACGCACGAGGATCTTGCTCACGCATCGAAAAAGATGTGTACCCGATCGGATTCCGGGAGCGTCTGGCACGCCAGCGTGAACCCCTCGGCCACCTCGCTGTCGATGAGAGACTCGTTCATCAGCATCCGCGTCTTGCCCGATTGCACCGAACACATGCAGGTGGCGCAGGCGGATTCGCGACACACGTACGGCGCGTCGATGCCCGCATCCAACAACACGTCGAGCAGCTTCTTACCCGGTGGCCAGTCCAGAATGTGTGTGCTGCCGTAGATTTCGACCTCCAGGACGGTGTTCCCGGTGGCATCGCTACTAGCGACTCGGATGGCTTCGGCTGTCACTGGCCCACCGCGCGACGGCCCGGCAGTCGATCATTCAGCTCACCCTCGGAACCGAAAAGGATTCCCTGCCACTTTTCGAGCAGCTCCTCGGTGTCCACATCGTCCGGATGAAATCCAGGCCGCATGTACTCAGCGATATCGCGCATCAAACCCTTGACCAGCGGGCCTCGGTACACATCGATGGTCTGCCGCAGCACCGCCAGCGGCTTCCATCCGCTCGGATCGGTGAGGATCGATGCCAGGACGGCCAGCGTCATCAAGGGCAGCGTGCCCGCCCAAATCAGCGACATCACACCAATGCGCACTGACTCCGGGCCACCCACCGAGCGATAGACATCGAAGGCCACGGACTTGTGCTCCATCTCCTCCATGGCATGCCAGTTCAGCAGATGGTGCACCTCGGCGGACATCGGAATCTCTTGCAGCTCAGCACTGGAGAGCACCCGCTGGGCAAGCACCGCCGTGTAATGCTCGGCGGCCGCCGTCATGGCCAGATGCGCGATCTTGGGTGCACGTTTCTCCAGCGCGATGAGGAACTTCTCGCGTCGGCTGCCCTCCTCGAAATTCATGATCCGGACCAAGGGGTAGCCCATGTCGATGATCTGCTCGTTGAGCTTGCGATGTTCGCGGCCGTGCATGGCCTCCTGCCCGATGAAGCCCGCTACCCGCTTCTTCAACACCGGGTCGGTGATCTGGTCGGCGTAGTTACGCACGGACCTGATGAAGGATTCCTCGCCGGGAGGAAACGCGCCGGAAAGGAGCGACACCAAGTGACTGAAGACGATGTCGCCCTCGACGTAGTGCTTCTTCATGGGGGCCGGATCACCGAACCGGAAGTTCATCCGGCGCACCTTGGGCAACTCGCGCGCCGCGACACCTCGCCGGCCCTGCTCGACAACAGCCATGACGGAACTCCTTCCTGAGACGTCTCCATTGACGTCTGACCTGGCGATTCATATTAGTACTCTGAGTACTACTGGTAGTATCCATACCGAACCGCGTGAGCACAATAGGCAGCACGCGTGTGTCGCCCGAACCGGCAAACCACGGGCCAGGCACACGTACCATCACTGGTGATGAGAGGCGTGGAGAGTGTGAGTACAGCCATCGCGTCGAAAGTCGGCCCCGTCGCCGCCCGGCGTGGCGACCGCCGCAAGGTTGCCCGAGAAGAGTTGTTAGACGCCGCGTTTCGTGCCATCGACGCGAACGGCTCCACCGTCAGCATGGACGACATCGCCCGAGAGGCAGGAGTCGCCAAACCCAAGCTGTACCGGTATTTCGAAGACAAGGCCGACCTGCACAGTGCCGTATTGGAACGCGTGCAGGACATGGTGTGGAACGCGGCCATGGATCGGATCAATCTGATGACCGACTCGGCTCGCGAGTTGGTTGAGCACGGCGCCAACGAGTACGCCCGCATGATTTCTGATCACCCGAATGTGTTGCGCTTCATCGTGCACGGTCATTTCGTCAATTCCAGTGACGGCACCGAGCGTCTGGTGGAGACCGCGCAGCAGATGACGCACGACATCGCGGAGATACTGTCGAATGCGATCGATGACGAGACGGTGGACATCGACGACGCCGACCTGGCGGTCACCTCTGCCGCGGGCGCCATCGGCACCGCCACCGAATGGTTCCTGGGCCCCAATCAGCAACGTGCCGAACCAATGCCCATCGAGAGGTTCGTCGAGTACCTGACCACGGTGCTATCCGGACTGGCCGCGTCGATCGCCGAGTTCAACGGGCTGACGCTTGATCCGGACCAGCCGCTACACCTGGCGTTCACCAGCACACGCGGCGGCACCGCATGACCGACGGGATCCCCCTGGCACGCATCACCCGCGGCCGTGCACTGGGCAAGCTGGCGGCCGGACAGGCGGTGCGTACCGCAAGCAATCGCATCTCCATGATCGGGCGATCCGAAAAGGCGCGCGCGCTACTCGCGGAACGATCCACCCTGCAGGCAGCCGATCAGCTCGTAACCGTGCTGGGCAGCCTCAAAGGTTCGGCGATGAAGCTCGGCCAGCTGCTTTCGATGCTGGAAGTGGACATGGTGCCTGAGGCTCATCGCGAACGCTTCCGGCAGAAATTGGCGCGACTGCGCGATCAGGCTCCACGCGAACCGTTCACGGTGATGCTGCCGATCATCGAGTCCAATCTGGGGAAGCTGAACAAGAGCTTCCGCGATTTCGACGAGACTCCGGTCGCCGCCGCCTCCATCGGCCAGGTATACCGAGCAGTCCTGCACGATGGCCGCGAGGTCGCGGTGAAGGTCAAGTACCCCGGCGTGGACGACGCGGTACGCGCGGACATGCAGAATCTGGCACTCTTTACCAAATTCTGGCGCAAAGCGGTACCGACGCTGTCGAATTCGGCCTTCATGGAAGAGATCTCCATGAATTTGGAAAGCGAACTCGATTACCTGCGGGAGGCACGCACGCAACACGAGATCGCCGAACGCTATCGCGGACACCCCTTCATCGTGATCCCCGACTGTGTATCCGAGATGTGCACATCACAGGTTCTCGTGACGGAGTTCCTGGACGGCCAGTCGTTCCCTGTCATGCAGACACTCCCCGAGGATGAGCGCAACCGGATCGGTGAGCTGATTTTCCGGTTTTATATCGGATCGCTGTTCCAGGACAATGACTTCTGTGGCGACCCGCACCCGGGGAACATCCTGCGGTCGGCCGACGGCACCATCGGATTCGTGGACTTCGGTCTGTACAACCGGATGAACCCCGAACACGTTGACTTCGAACGGCACATCATGCGCGCCGCCACCGAAGGCCGCGCCGAGGACATGTATGAAGCGATGGTGTCGCGCGGGATCATCGACCCGCATGCAGACGTCAGCCCACAGGACTGTCTGGAGTACTGCCACGCGGCTTCGGGATGGAACCTCGTCGACGAGGAGATGACCATTACCCCAGAAATTGCTTCCAGCGCAATGATTCTCGCGGTCGACCCGCGTTCCAGCGAGTTCTCCGGCATGCGCCGCCAAAACCTGCCTCCCGAGCACATCTTCTCTCGCCGTGCGGATTTCTACACCTTCGGCGTACTCGGACAGCTCAATGTCACCGGCAACTGGCATCGCATCGCCCGCGAGTGGATCTACGGCGAGCCACCCGTCACGGAGATCGGTACCGCCATCGCCAAGTGGCGCGCCGCGCGCTAGCGCAGCAATCGGTCGATCGCGCGGCCGAACATCCACTGCCCGCCTATCTTCGCCAATCGGTCGAAGACCCGGGGCAGACCTCGAACATTCACATCCTCGGTCCAAACCACACGTGCACCGCCGCCCTGGGCATGCACCTCGATCTCGGCCCACCCCAGGATCAGGCTCCCCGTCTTCTCCAATCGGCAACGACCGGGACTCCCCGAGCGCGGCGGCTCCCATCGGGTAACTGTCATCGGGTCGTCAAAACCTATGGCCCCTAACCCTGTTCGCCCCACGAACGTGGTGCCGACCCGCGCCGGCGGATCGCTGGTCACCGACACCGTTGTCAGCGGGATGTGCTCGCTATGCCGTGGCCAGTCGGTGATGCGCGCGAACGCTTCAGCCACGGACAGCGCGCTGGTGCGCTCTATTCGGAGAAGGGCCATAAGCCAAACAACTTCGAGGTCGCCTTCTGTCCACGCAACGCAATGATGGTGTCTGCCAAAGTTTCTCCCGGATCGCGGTAGGTTATCCCGAGTTCGCGCTCACTGGGCGAGTCGTCGGACGCGGGCATCTGTGTGTAGTACTGCATGCCTGCCTCGGTCATCGGGGTACCCAGCGGCACATATCGGCCGACCTGATCCATCACCGTTCCCGCCACGCGCAGCACGGAGTCAGGCACCGGAACGGCCAGCACCGTACTGCCCGCCGCCTCGGTCAACAGATTCACCAACTCGTCCACCTCCAGCCGATGACCCCCCGCGGTGTAGCGCCGCGGGCCGTGCCCGGTCTCCAGCAGAGCGGCATGCAAGGCGGCCAGATCTCGGACGTCGACCACCAACCACGCCGCACTGCGTCCCGGGACCGACCTCATCAACAGTGCCCAGCGCACGCCCTCGGCCGCCTCACCGAACTGATCCCCGGCGGGAGGTCCGAGCACCATGCCCGGGTAGGTGATGGTCACCGGTGCGCCAGAGGCCTGCAGCTCGCGCACGTACAGCTCGACCCGCGCCTTGGACTGCCCGTATCCGTCGCTGCCTCCCGCGGCGGGCAGGTCGGCCTCGAACGTCCGCAGACCCGGCCGGAACAACGCAGTGATGCTCGAAACGTGCACTATCGGGTCCAGACCACGATCAACAGCCGTGCCAAGAACGTTCTGGGTGCCCTCCAGATTGATGGCCATCATCCGGTCGGCTTCGGTGGGATCGGTGCTGACCATGGCCGCGCTGTGCAGCACCGCATCGCACCCGTCGAGCGCGGTCTCGACCGACTCCCGGTCGGTGATGTCGCCGACGGTGTAGTCGGATACATCGACCCCCAGCGTCGCCACCGTGGTGTGCAACCGGGCTTCCTTGCGCACCAGAAAACGGACCTGATGCCCGGCATCGGCAATAGCCTTCGCCGTCCACCCGCCCACGAATCCGGTACCGCCCGTGACCAATACGCGCATCCTCACGTCCCCTCCGGCTTGGCGGACCGCTCCAATCAGGACATGGTAGGTCCTCGGCGACCTCCTACCGGGCGAATACGGAAGAGCCATGTGGCACCGTCCCCGGCACGGCGTGTGCCAAGATCGCTGGGTGCGTCTACGCCCCGCCCTCCAGCTCCTCGCCGTTCTCGCCGCCATAGCCATGGCCTGGGCGCCAACCGCGACTGCGCAACCCGAGCGCGTGGCGCCCATCGGGCACATCGGCGAGACACTGCATTTCGATTACGGCACCATCGGCGCCGATGTCACCGTGCACAACATCGAACCCACCGGGGTTCCTGCCGGAATGGCTCCCCCGCGCGGCATCATCTGGAAGGCGTACGTCACCATCCGTCCGACCAAGGTGCCCAACGCGTACGCGTTGCTGATGGCACTCAAGCTCGGCGGCATCTCACCGGAGACGGGCGATGCCTACGAGCCGCAACGCACCGATGAGCCTGACGATCTGAACTACGCGCTGCGCAACGCCCCGCAGGGTTCGACCGTGAGCGGAGCGGTGTACTGGGATGTTTATCGCGGACCGGTACGCCACATCGTGCTGCGGTCGTCTCAAACCCAGGTTCACCTGGCCCAGTGGGACCTCTGATACACCGCGCGCGAGCTGCTCAGCGGGGCTGGAACAGGTAATTCCGGAAGGTCTCGGTGACCTTGTCCACCGGCCGCCAAGAGTCGGCGCTCCACACCGACATCCGGTAATCCCGCGCCGTGAACCACGCGACAATGTCCTCGGCGGTGCGCCCGAACCGCTCCATGTGGCGATCCTCGACCTCCAGCATCATCGCCGGTCGGGTGCGCTCAAGGGTCTTCTCGCCGCTGACCAGAACGTCAAGTTCGGCGCCCTCGACATCGATCTTCACGAAATCGATCCGCTTGATGCTCAGCCGGTCACAGAACCCGTCGAACGTCTCGGTGTCGACAACCACTCGGATGTGCTCATCGAACTCGGCGTTTGAGCCCAGCCCGTCGGCCCCGGCATCGACGAAGGACCGGCCGGTAATGGGCTTGCCGTTGCGCAGCGGAACGCTCATGACCTGTTCACCTGGATTGGTCCCCAGCGCCACGGCATGCCGGCGCACGTTCTGCGCACTGCGTAGACCCAGGGCCGCCGACGAGGTGGCATGGGCGAACCGCAGCGGCTCCAGGCTGTACACCAGACCATCGGCACCCACCAGGCGCGCCAGCTCCGCCGTGTAGAAACCGGCAGCCGCACCCACGTCCAGACACACATCCCCGGGCTTGACCACCTGTGCGATACCCACCAGCTCGGTTTCCACCCAGGGGGTGGTGCGGGCGAGTGTGCGCAGGCCCTGCCCCACCACGGCGTCACGAATCTCGCCGAAGGCCGTCACGCGCCGCGTCATATGGTGCTCCTCAGGGTTGGTCATCAACATGGGTCGCAGTCTCGGAACCGCGCCAAGTATAGGTAGCGTGCCGGTCATGCCGATTCAGGTCAGCACCGCGACGGCTGCCGACAGCGCTGAAGTCGCGGCCGTCGCCGCCCGCACCTTCCCGCTCGCCTGTCCCCCCTCCTCGACCCCGGAGGACATCGCGGCATTCATCGCGGCCAATCTCAGCACGAGCAACTTCGACGAGTACATCCGAGAACATCGGGTACTGGCAGCACGCGAGAACGACGTCATCGTCGGGTACGCGATGCTCGTGGACGGCGTCGCCGAGGATCCCGACGTGCAGCGGGCCGTCACCCTGCGGCCCGCGATGCAGCTCTCCAAGATGTATGTGCTGCCCGAATTCCATCAGGCCGGTGTGGCGGGCGCGCTGATGGACGCGGCACTTACCGAAGCCGCCGCGCGCGGCGCGACGGGAGTCTGGCTGGGCGTCAACCAGGAAAATGAACGCGCGCAGCGCTTTTACGCCAAACACGGCTTCAACCGCAGCGGTACCAAAACATTCCAGGTGGGTGAGCGTCTGGAGAAGGACTACGTGATGCAGCGGGTCATAGAGAACTCGGTAGCGGCGCCGCGCTGAGCGCCAATAGCCGCGAGGTGGCACGCAGGTACTTCTTGCGGAAACCGCCGGCCACCATCTCGTCATCGAAGATCGTGTCCAGCTTCGCCCCCGAGGCCTCGACCGGAATGCCCGCGTCGTACAGACGGTCCGTCAGGGCGACGATCCGTAGCGCCACCGCCTGATCGTGCACCTGCTCCACGCCCGCGATGAACACCGCTGTCACCCCTTCGATCAGCGTCAGATACCGCGACGGATGCATGCTCGCCAGGTGCCGGCACAGATCGTCGAACTGGTCGAAAGTGGCACCGTCGATGGATGCCGCCAGCTCACGAAGCTCGTCATCGGTGTGGGGCTCGGGAGCCGGCGGTAGGTCGCGGTGCCGGTAATCGGGCCCCTCGACCCGCACCGTGTTGAAGATCGCCGACAGCGTGTTGATCTCACGCAGGAAGTCCTGTGCCGCGAACCGACCCTCACCGAGCTGCTCGGGCAGCGTGTTGGAGGTCGCGGCGATCGACACGCCGCGCGCCACCAGCTCCGAGAGCAGCCGCGACACCAGCGTGGTGTTGCCCGGGTCATCCAGCTCGAACTCATCGATGCACACCACCGTGTAGTCCGACAGCAGCTCGATGCACTCCAGGAAGCCGAAAACGCCCGCTACCTGTGTCAATTCCCCGAAGCTCGCAAACGCCTTGGGGCCGGGAACGGTGTGATAGATGGACGCCAAGAGGTGCGTCTTACCGACACCGAACCCGCCGTCGAGATAGATCCCGACCCCGGGCAGCACCTCGCGCTTGCCGAACAGCTTCTTCTTACCCGCACGGCGGGTCGTCGCCTCCTGGGCGAAAGCGCGGCACGATTCCACCGCTGCGGCCTGCGTCGGCTCGTTGGGGTCGGGCCGGTACGAGTCGAAACTCACCGAAGTGAACGTCGGAGGCGGCACCAGCTGGGCAATCAGCCGCTCGTTGGAGACGGTGGGGTGCCGGTCAGCAAGGTGCTGGAGGGTCAATGCGGCACCGGATTGCGGATCAGTCACACGGGCAGCGTAACGGCGTGTTGAGATCTTCTTGTGGCCGACAGTGACGGTGAACAGGTGATTCGGGGCCCGGCTGGGATACAGCTCACACAGCTGACCACCGGTGCGCCCGCGGATCCCAGCGAGCTGGCAGACCTGTACGACTACCCCGACGGCAATGCACTTTGCGTGCGCGCCAACATGATTGGCAGCCTGGACGGCGCGGCGACGATGACCGGATTGTCCGGCGGACTGGGCGGCGACGGCGATCGCGCGGTGTTCGCGGCCATGCGCGCCAACGCCGATGTGATTCTCGTCGGGGCGGGCACCGTGCGGGCCGAGCGGTATCACGGCGCGCATCTGCCGGTCGGCCTGCGCCAGCGCCGCCAGGCCCGCGGGCAGGGGGAGGTTCCGGTGATTGCCGTGGTCACGGGTTCGGGAACGGTGGACCCAAGCACTCCCCTGTTCACCGAGTCGGAGATCGCGCCCATCGTGGTGACCACAGCGTCCGGAGCAGCGAACGTCGCCTCCCGCGTGTCCGGTGCGCAGGTCCTCGTTGCCGAGCATGCCGGGAAGGTCGACCTGCGCGCCGCGTTGGCGGAGCTGCACCGTCGCGGTCTGTCCCGGGTGCTGTGTGAGGGCGGTCCATCACTGCTCGGCACCCTGCTCGCGGCCGAGCTCGTCGACGAGCTGTGCCTGACGGTGGCGCCCACCACGGTCGGTGGCGGTGGGGCCCGGATCGTGTCCAGCCCCACCGAGGTACTCACGTCGTGGCGGCGGGTGTTGCTGCTCGCAGATGCGGACGGCTACCTCTTCACGCGGCACGTCCGGGCTTGAGGAACATTCACCCGATACTGTGGTCGGCATGCGTGCACGGCTGACGGGGGCGATGGCGGTTGCCGTGATACTGGCTGGGTGTGCTCCCGGCCCCTCGGCGGGACCGCATTTCGCCATGGACGAGGGCCACGGAAATGTCGGCCCCGCCACCACAGCGCCGCCGGACGGCCCGCCGTCCATCGACAAGCCGAAGGTCGACCTGTCCTGGCAGGACTGCACCCGTGAGGTGCTCGGCAGCGCCAACATCACCACGTCGCCGACATTCACGCTCGAATGCGCCGAGTACAAGGCCCCGCTGGATCCGATCAACGGCGCACCGGGCAGCGTGACCCTGGGCGCGGTGCGTGCCAAGACCTCGCAGACACCTGCCGACGCGGGCCCCCTGGTGTTCACCACCGGCTCGGATCTCCCCTCCTCGGTGCAGCTGGCGACATGGCTCAATGGCCCCGGTGCACAGGTGCTCAAGCAACGTCCCGTCGTCGCGGTCGATCGCCGCGGTATCGGACGATCCGACGCCATCACATGCCGTGACACCTGGGATCTGCGGGATATGCGGGACTTGGCGCAAAACCGTGGCGGAGACGATCCGGTAGCGAGTCTGGGCAAGATCGTCGAGACGGCGACCACCAACTGCACCGACACCATCTCCCCCGGCGACTCCGCCTACAACGACGCGCACGCCGCAGAAGACCTGGAGGCGCTCCGCGCCCAATGGGATGTGCCCAACCTGGCGCTCCTCGGCATCGGCAGCGGTGCCCGAGTCGCACTGGCGTACGCGGGATCCCATCCCAACAAGGTCGCCCGGCTGATGCTCGACTCGCCGGTGGCCGCCGACATCACCGCCGAGGCCGCCGCCGAGCAGCGACTCAAGGGCCAGCAATCGGCATTCGACGCATTCGCGGCCCAGTGTGTGGCGAACAACTGCCCACTGGGACCCGATCCCGCGGGTGCCGTCGGCGACCTGCTGAACCGCGCTCAGAACGGCGGACTGCCGTGGTCGCGGGCGACGGTTGTCAGGGCGATCACCACCGCGTTGGCATATCCGGTCGGCGACGGCACCGCCGTCGTGCAGAACCTCGCGAATGCGCTGAACGCAGCGCGCGGCCCCGATAGCGGCGCGCTCACCCCGCTGGTGGACCGGGCCAACGCGCTGCGCGATTCCGACGGGCAGTTCGTGAACTCGTGCAGTGACTCGCTGGCACGGCCCACCCCCGACCGGGTACGCGAGCTGGTGGTGGCCTGGGGCAAGCAGTACCCGCTGTTCGGGCGCACGTCCGCCCTCGAACTGGTGAACTGCCTGCAATGGCCCAGCGGATCCAAGCCGAACCCTCCGCAGGACCTGAAGATCAACGTGCTCATCCTGGGCGGGCAACACGACCCGATCTCCGGCAGCGAGGGCGTCTCGGCGACCGCCGCGGTGATCATCAACGCCAAGGCGGCCAGCAAGCGCGTCATGTGGCAGGGCATCGGCCACGGCGCGATTGTCTACACCGGATGCGCACAGCCGCCCGCCCTGGCATATCTCAACGACGGAAAGCTCCCCGAGACCGACACGTTCTGCCCGGCCTAGTCGTACTTGCCGGAACTGCACTGGGCGCTCAAGGTACGGTGCCTGCGTGGTGTCAGTCGATACGTTCATTTCGGGCTTCAAGAATTCGTTGAAACCTCCGACCGCACCGCCATCGGTCGCGACGATCCTGCGGTCGGTGCTGTGGCCCGTCGCGATCATGTCGATCATTCACCGCGCCTACGTGCTGGGCACCAACGGCTACATCACCGACGACTTCGGGCCGGTATACCGGGCCGTCATCGCCTTCAAACGACACCAGCCGGTGTACAACGAGAACTTCAGCTACGTCGATCCGCATTACATCTATCCACCCGGCGGCACACTGCTGCTCTCCCCGTTCGGATATCTGCCCGTTGACGCGTCGCGGTACTGGTTCATCAGCATCAACGCCGTCGCCATCGTGATCGCGGCCTACTTCCTGCTGCGGCTGTTCAACTTCACGCTGGCCTCCGTGGCCGCGCCTGCGCTACTACTGGCCATGTTCTGCACCGAGAGTGTCACCAACACACTGGTTTTCACCAACATCAACGGCGTCATGCTGCTGCTCGAGGTGCTGTTCTTCCGCTGGCTACTGAATGGGAACGCGAAGTCCGATTGGCTGGCCGGTGTCGCGATCGGGCTGACACTGGTGATCAAACCGCTGCTGTTACCGCTGTTGTTGTTGCCGCTACTCAACCGGCAGTGGCGGGTGTTCGTGGCTGCTATCGGCATCCCCGCGTTCTTCAACGCGGTAGCGATGTTCGGCCCGCACAAGGTCAGGATCGTCGACGGTTGGGACTACTTGCGGCGCACCGTGAAATACCTGGGTGAAACCCGCGATTACTTCAACAGCTCCATTGCCGGAAACGCGGTGTACTACGGGCTTCCCGCACCCTTGACCGCCCTGCTGCGCGTCGCGTTCCTACTGATCGCCCTGGTGAGTGTGTGGCTCCTCTACAAGTACTACCGCCGCCGCGACCCCAGGTTCTGGGCGCTGACCACCGGTGGTGTGGTGCTGACGGCCTCGTTCCTGTTGCTGGGGCTGGGGCAGGGCTACTACTCGATGGCGCTGTTCCCGTTCGTGATGACGATCGTGCTGCCCAATTCGGTGTTGCGGAACTGGCCGGCCTGGCTGGCGATCTACGGGTTCTTCTCCATGGACCGCTGGCTGCTGGTGCATTGGCCCACCACGGGCCGCGCCCTGGAATATCTGAAGATCACCTACGGATGGTGCTTGCTGCTGATCGTCGTAATGATGGTGCTGGTGCTTCGGTATCGGGATGCCAAGGCCGCTGGCACACTGGATAGCGGGCTAGATCCAGACTGGATGAGCGCGGCGATAGGCACTAAGGAGTCAGCGGACGATGACGACATCGAACGACCCGAAGGTGAATCTGACCGACGAGCAGTGGCGGGAGCGGCTGACTCCTGACGAGTTCGCGGTGCTGCGCCGCGCCGGCACCGAACGCCCTTTCGTCGGTGAATACACCGACACCAAGACCGAGGGCGTGTACGCCTGCCGAGCATGCGGGGCCGAACTATTCCGCAGCACCGAGAAGTTCGAATCCCATTGCGGCTGGCCGTCGTTCTTCGACCCGACCAACTCGGACGCGGTGATCCTGAAGCCGGACAAGTCGCTGGGCATGCGTCGCGTCGAGGTGCTGTGCGCCAACTGCCACAGCCACCTGGGGCACGTATTCGAGGGCGAGGGATATCCCACGCCCACCGATCAGCGCTACTGCATCAACTCCATCTCGCTGCGCCTGCAGCCCGCCGAAACCTAGGTTGGGGCGGTTTCGTCTCGCACAAATTCGCCATAACCTCGGTCTCGGCGAAATGGTCTAGGGCAGGCGGGCGACGAGTTCCTCGGCGGAGACCCGCGGGCCGGTGAAGAACGGCGTCTCCTCGCGCACATGCAACCGTGCCTCGGTGGCACGCAGGTCGCGCATCAGGTCGACGATGCGATACAGCTCGGGTGCCTCGAAGGCCAGCAGCCACTCGTAGTCGCCGAGTGCGAAGGCGGGCACGGTGTTGGCACGCACATCCTTGTAGGCACGCGCGGCGATACCGTGATCGGCGAGCATCTTGCGCCGCTCCTCATCGGGCAGCAGGTACCAATCGTAGGAGCGCACAAAGGGATACACGCAGATGTAGGCGCCGGGCTCCTCCCCCGCGAGAAACGCCGGGATGTGGCTCTTGTTGAACTCGGCGGGCCGGTGCAGGGCCGCATTGCTCCATACCGGGGTGCTGGCCCGGCCCAGGGCGGTGGTGCGGCGGAAATCGCTGTACAGCGCCTGCAGCTTCTCGATGGACTCGGCGTGCGACCAGATCATGAAGTCGGCGTCGGCGCGCAGGCCTGCCACGTCGTAGATGCCACGAACCACGACACCATCGTCCTCATGCCGTTTGATCAGGGTGGCCACCTCGTCGGCGGCACCGTCGCGGTCCTCGCCCAACCCTCCTTCGCGCACCTGGAACACCGAGAACATCAGGTAGCGAATGGTCGAGTTGAGGGTGTCGAAATCGAGGCTAGCCATGCCCCCATCGTGCCACGCTGTCCTGTGCCGCTCGAGAGGCGGAGGACACACAAGCCGGTACTCCGATGCCATCCAGGTACGAGCCGGCCACGGCGATCCCCGGCGGCAACCCGCCGCGGATGACGTCGGCGACGTCGGCGTGGCCGGGTCCGTACTGCGGCATGGCGTCGATCCATCGGGCCAGTGCCGTATCGA
This window encodes:
- the msrB gene encoding peptide-methionine (R)-S-oxide reductase MsrB, with the protein product MNLTDEQWRERLTPDEFAVLRRAGTERPFVGEYTDTKTEGVYACRACGAELFRSTEKFESHCGWPSFFDPTNSDAVILKPDKSLGMRRVEVLCANCHSHLGHVFEGEGYPTPTDQRYCINSISLRLQPAET
- the hemQ gene encoding hydrogen peroxide-dependent heme synthase — protein: MASLDFDTLNSTIRYLMFSVFQVREGGLGEDRDGAADEVATLIKRHEDDGVVVRGIYDVAGLRADADFMIWSHAESIEKLQALYSDFRRTTALGRASTPVWSNAALHRPAEFNKSHIPAFLAGEEPGAYICVYPFVRSYDWYLLPDEERRKMLADHGIAARAYKDVRANTVPAFALGDYEWLLAFEAPELYRIVDLMRDLRATEARLHVREETPFFTGPRVSAEELVARLP